The Shewanella mangrovisoli genome has a window encoding:
- a CDS encoding RNA polymerase sigma factor FliA, with the protein MNKAAAYTCLDSKTSIVEQYAPLVKRIAHHLLARLPASVQLDDLLQAGMMGLLEASSKFDGGKGAKFETFAGIRIRGAMLDEIRRGDWVPRSVHRNNRRVAQAIDELEQVLGRDARDTEIAEKLDMTLDEYHHILNDVSVGKIIGIEDLGVSQDILTPSDNVSDGTFEALAETQFHSALVEAIKLLPERDALVLSLYYDEALNLKEIGAILEVSESRVSQILSQAMLRLKGKLKHWT; encoded by the coding sequence GTGAATAAAGCCGCAGCGTATACTTGTTTAGACAGTAAAACGTCAATCGTTGAACAGTATGCACCGTTGGTTAAAAGAATTGCACATCACTTGCTCGCCAGATTACCTGCCTCAGTGCAGCTCGATGACTTGCTTCAAGCGGGGATGATGGGACTATTAGAAGCATCATCCAAGTTTGATGGTGGCAAAGGTGCAAAGTTTGAAACCTTCGCCGGCATACGGATCCGTGGCGCCATGTTGGATGAGATCCGTCGTGGTGACTGGGTTCCCCGTTCTGTCCATCGTAATAATCGTCGAGTTGCTCAAGCCATTGATGAGTTAGAGCAAGTGTTGGGTCGTGATGCGCGCGACACAGAAATTGCAGAAAAACTTGATATGACGCTCGATGAGTACCATCATATTCTTAACGATGTTTCTGTTGGTAAAATCATAGGGATAGAGGACTTAGGCGTATCGCAGGATATACTCACTCCGAGCGATAATGTGAGCGATGGAACATTTGAAGCATTAGCAGAAACCCAGTTTCATTCAGCACTCGTTGAGGCGATAAAATTATTGCCCGAAAGAGATGCGCTAGTGCTATCGTTATACTACGATGAAGCATTGAATTTAAAAGAAATTGGCGCCATTCTTGAGGTAAGCGAATCGCGAGTTAGCCAGATATTAAGTCAGGCAATGTTGCGACTCAAAGGCAAACTCAAGCATTGGACATAA
- the flhA gene encoding flagellar biosynthesis protein FlhA, whose product MDVKASLGQVKQLKLSSFKGIGTPMLVLAALAMIVLPIPPFLLDVLFSFNIALALIVLLVAIYTDRPLDFAAFPTVLLVATLLRLALNVASTRVVLLEGHNGGDAAGKVIEAFGSVVIGGNYAVGLVVFIILIIINFAVVTKGAGRIAEVSARFTLDAMPGKQMAIDADLNAGIINQDQARTRRAEVTREADFYGAMDGASKFVKGDAIAGIMILVINILGGFIIGIVQHGLTFSQAVEIYTLLTIGDGLVAQIPGLLLSIAAALMVTRQNESGDMGQMLISQMFDSHKSLSIAAGVLFVMGIVPGMPHMAFLSFAVITAGAAYFIFKRNEAKRAKALEQVKTGPTERAEREPKELSWDDVHHVDTIGLEVGYRLIPLVDKGQGGELLSRIKGVRKKLSQELGFLVPAVHIRDNLDLSPNAYRISLMGVVVGEADIRHDCELAINPGQVYGKLDGIETRDPAFGLEAVWIAPELREHAQTLGYTVVDAATVVATHISQILTNNAAKLLGYEEVQQLMDMLAKHSPKLVDGFIPDVMPLGNVVKVMQNLLNEGVSVRDLRTIVQTLLEYGTKSNDTEVLTAAVRIALKRMIVQEISGPELEIPVITLAPELEQMLHQSMQATGGDGPNIEPGLAERMQQSLADAAQKQEMVGQPAILLTSGMLRATLSRFVKYTIPNLRVISYQEIPDEKQIRIVSAVGQ is encoded by the coding sequence ATGGATGTTAAAGCCTCCCTAGGCCAAGTAAAACAGTTGAAACTGAGCTCTTTCAAGGGCATAGGTACGCCAATGCTAGTGCTTGCGGCATTGGCCATGATTGTGCTGCCTATCCCGCCGTTTCTGCTCGACGTTTTATTCTCCTTTAACATTGCCTTGGCTTTGATTGTTCTTCTTGTCGCGATTTATACCGACAGACCCTTAGACTTTGCTGCGTTTCCAACCGTTTTATTAGTTGCAACATTGCTGCGACTCGCGCTTAACGTGGCATCAACCCGTGTAGTATTACTCGAAGGTCACAATGGTGGTGACGCCGCCGGTAAGGTGATCGAGGCCTTCGGCTCCGTGGTGATTGGCGGTAACTATGCTGTAGGTTTAGTCGTATTTATCATTTTGATTATTATCAACTTTGCCGTTGTGACTAAAGGTGCTGGCCGTATTGCCGAGGTGAGTGCTCGCTTTACCTTAGATGCGATGCCCGGTAAGCAAATGGCCATCGATGCCGACTTAAACGCAGGTATTATTAATCAGGATCAAGCCAGAACCAGACGCGCCGAGGTGACCCGCGAAGCCGACTTCTATGGCGCAATGGACGGTGCATCTAAGTTTGTGAAGGGCGATGCGATTGCCGGTATTATGATTTTGGTGATCAACATTCTCGGTGGGTTTATTATCGGGATTGTGCAGCACGGTTTGACATTCTCCCAAGCCGTTGAAATTTATACCCTGTTAACCATTGGTGACGGTCTCGTCGCGCAAATCCCAGGTTTATTACTGTCAATCGCCGCGGCGTTGATGGTGACCCGTCAAAATGAATCTGGCGACATGGGCCAGATGCTGATCAGTCAGATGTTTGACAGTCACAAGTCGCTCAGTATTGCGGCCGGCGTACTCTTTGTGATGGGTATTGTGCCTGGCATGCCACATATGGCGTTTTTAAGCTTTGCCGTGATCACCGCTGGTGCCGCTTACTTTATCTTCAAACGTAATGAAGCCAAACGTGCCAAAGCCCTTGAGCAAGTCAAAACGGGCCCAACGGAAAGAGCCGAAAGAGAACCTAAAGAACTTAGCTGGGACGATGTGCACCATGTTGATACTATCGGTCTAGAAGTGGGTTACCGTTTGATCCCGTTGGTCGATAAGGGCCAAGGTGGCGAGTTACTGAGTCGGATCAAAGGGGTACGTAAAAAACTTTCGCAAGAACTGGGCTTCTTGGTGCCTGCGGTACATATTCGTGACAACCTCGATTTATCACCTAATGCCTATCGCATCTCGTTAATGGGCGTGGTGGTTGGAGAGGCGGATATTCGCCATGACTGCGAACTTGCCATCAACCCTGGTCAAGTTTACGGTAAGCTCGATGGTATAGAGACTCGTGATCCTGCCTTTGGTCTTGAAGCCGTGTGGATTGCCCCAGAGCTTCGCGAACATGCACAAACCTTAGGTTATACCGTGGTGGATGCTGCGACAGTGGTGGCAACCCACATCAGTCAGATTTTGACGAATAATGCGGCGAAACTCTTAGGCTACGAAGAAGTGCAACAACTGATGGATATGCTTGCCAAGCATTCGCCTAAGCTGGTGGATGGCTTTATTCCGGATGTGATGCCGCTAGGAAATGTCGTAAAAGTGATGCAAAACCTATTAAATGAAGGAGTTTCTGTCAGAGACTTGCGTACCATAGTGCAAACTTTGTTAGAATACGGCACTAAGAGTAACGATACTGAAGTGTTAACGGCGGCAGTGCGTATCGCATTGAAGCGCATGATAGTTCAAGAGATCTCGGGTCCTGAACTTGAAATACCTGTCATAACTTTGGCGCCAGAGTTGGAACAGATGTTGCATCAGTCAATGCAAGCAACCGGTGGCGATGGTCCGAATATCGAACCTGGTCTTGCAGAGCGTATGCAGCAATCCTTAGCGGATGCCGCTCAAAAGCAAGAAATGGTTGGTCAGCCCGCTATTTTGCTAACGTCAGGTATGTTACGTGCGACACTGTCTCGCTTTGTTAAATATACTATTCCTAATCTCAGAGTGATTTCTTACCAAGAAATCCCCGATGAAAAGCAAATACGCATAGTGTCTGCCGTCGGCCAGTAG
- the flhF gene encoding flagellar biosynthesis protein FlhF — MKIKRFFAKDMRAALAQVKDTLGSDAVIMSNKKVNGGIEIVAAVDYDEPKAKAPAAAPTFMDVSDDLVSLGAKAPIRAETKLKPSAPADSLQALLEKQQSRLNQQLTHQQQDAELPAWAQALQAPAAPKAERRDMGNAFDKKPQVSQKQNADLEAMRDELASLRNLLTHQVSALMTEHKKRIDPVGAMLESKLLEAEFSPAVANKLAALSQHYTPAELVRALPQSLANMLDNQGDDIVKQGGVVALVGPTGVGKTTSLAKLAARFAAHHGADQVALITTDHYRIGAYEQLATYGKIMGCPVKQAHDLAELEQILYQFRNRKLVLIDTAGMGQRDMRLYQQLDNLTANSRIPIRSYLVLSATGQRRVLQDAVNHFKRIPLSGVVLTKLDESVSLAGALSVLIQSGLPLSYVTDGQRVPEDMKVADTLLLAEQALAALENTEQQSLPDTAWSDNMTCAFE; from the coding sequence GTGAAGATTAAACGTTTTTTTGCCAAAGACATGCGTGCTGCACTGGCCCAAGTGAAGGACACGCTCGGCTCCGATGCCGTGATTATGTCGAATAAAAAAGTAAATGGCGGCATTGAGATTGTGGCCGCCGTTGACTATGACGAGCCCAAAGCGAAGGCGCCTGCAGCTGCACCGACTTTTATGGATGTGAGTGATGATTTAGTGTCGCTCGGTGCTAAAGCGCCGATTCGTGCTGAGACTAAGCTTAAACCCTCGGCGCCAGCGGACTCTCTCCAAGCCTTGCTCGAGAAGCAACAAAGCCGTTTAAACCAACAACTCACTCATCAACAGCAAGACGCGGAATTGCCTGCGTGGGCACAAGCACTACAGGCACCCGCGGCGCCAAAAGCTGAGCGCCGTGATATGGGAAATGCCTTCGATAAGAAGCCGCAGGTATCACAGAAACAAAATGCGGATCTCGAAGCGATGCGTGATGAGTTAGCATCTTTACGCAATTTGCTCACTCATCAAGTGTCTGCGTTGATGACTGAACACAAAAAACGTATTGACCCTGTGGGTGCCATGCTGGAGTCAAAGTTACTGGAGGCTGAGTTTTCGCCTGCGGTCGCGAACAAGCTAGCGGCGCTTAGTCAACACTATACCCCAGCAGAATTAGTTCGTGCCTTGCCACAAAGTCTAGCGAATATGCTTGATAATCAAGGTGATGATATCGTTAAGCAAGGTGGTGTTGTGGCATTGGTTGGCCCAACGGGTGTGGGGAAGACCACTTCCTTAGCCAAATTAGCGGCTCGCTTCGCCGCCCATCATGGCGCAGACCAAGTCGCTTTGATTACTACAGATCATTATCGTATTGGCGCCTATGAGCAATTGGCCACCTATGGCAAAATTATGGGCTGTCCCGTTAAGCAAGCCCATGACCTTGCTGAGCTAGAGCAAATTCTGTATCAGTTCAGAAATCGCAAGCTAGTATTGATAGATACTGCGGGGATGGGCCAACGAGATATGCGGCTTTACCAGCAACTTGATAATTTAACTGCAAATAGCAGAATACCTATCCGCAGTTATCTGGTACTGTCTGCCACAGGGCAGCGCCGTGTGCTACAAGATGCTGTAAATCACTTTAAACGCATTCCCTTATCTGGTGTTGTACTCACCAAACTCGATGAATCCGTGTCGTTAGCGGGCGCATTAAGTGTGTTGATCCAAAGTGGGTTGCCATTAAGTTATGTTACGGATGGGCAGCGAGTGCCCGAAGATATGAAAGTTGCCGATACTTTATTGCTTGCAGAGCAAGCGTTAGCGGCCTTAGAAAACACTGAACAACAATCGTTACCAGACACAGCGTGGTCAGATAATATGACCTGTGCATTTGAGTAG
- a CDS encoding MinD/ParA family protein, producing MTLDQASGLRMMNQPYNEKVKVIAVTGGKGGVGKTSVSINTAVALAEKGKRVLVLDADLGLANVDVMLGIRAERNLSHVLSGDAELDDIIVRGPKGIGIVPATSGTQGMVELSPAQHAGLIRAFSEMRTQFDILIVDTAAGISDMVLSFSRASQDVLVVVCDEPTSITDAYALIKILSREHGVFRFKIVANMVRSLREGMELFAKLSKVTDRFLDVALELVATIPFDENLRKSVRKQKLVVEAYPKSPAAIAYHGLANKIMSWPVPQQPGGHLEFFVERLVQRPDFQEEKTSE from the coding sequence ATGACCCTGGATCAAGCAAGTGGTTTACGTATGATGAATCAACCCTATAACGAAAAAGTGAAAGTAATCGCGGTTACGGGTGGTAAAGGTGGCGTGGGTAAAACCAGCGTATCCATCAATACCGCAGTAGCATTAGCCGAAAAGGGCAAGCGTGTCTTAGTGCTTGATGCCGACCTTGGCTTAGCAAACGTCGATGTCATGTTAGGGATCCGTGCCGAGCGTAACCTTTCCCATGTACTCTCTGGCGATGCTGAGCTGGATGATATTATCGTCCGCGGTCCTAAAGGCATAGGCATTGTCCCTGCGACCTCTGGTACCCAAGGCATGGTCGAATTGAGTCCTGCGCAACACGCGGGTTTAATTCGAGCTTTCAGCGAGATGCGTACTCAGTTTGATATCCTCATCGTGGATACCGCCGCGGGGATTTCAGATATGGTGCTCAGTTTTTCCCGTGCGTCACAGGATGTGCTAGTTGTTGTCTGTGACGAGCCAACCTCAATCACTGACGCCTATGCGTTAATCAAAATTCTCAGCCGTGAACACGGCGTTTTCCGTTTTAAAATTGTTGCGAATATGGTGCGCAGTTTACGCGAAGGTATGGAATTGTTTGCTAAACTCAGTAAAGTGACCGACCGATTCTTGGACGTGGCACTCGAGCTGGTTGCGACCATTCCGTTTGATGAAAACCTTCGCAAATCAGTGCGTAAACAAAAGTTAGTGGTTGAGGCTTATCCTAAGTCTCCAGCGGCTATCGCGTACCATGGCCTAGCGAATAAGATCATGAGCTGGCCGGTACCACAGCAACCTGGTGGGCATTTGGAATTTTTCGTTGAGCGCTTGGTTCAGCGACCAGATTTTCAAGAGGAAAAAACGAGTGAATAA